The Stieleria maiorica genome includes the window CATCGATCACGCTTCCCGGGATGCCCATCGCGACCAGCGGGATCAGCGCCCCGCCGACGGTCGCGTTGTTGGCGGTTTCGGATGCGACGATCCCCTCTTCGCTGCCGCTGCCGAACCGTTCCGGAGTCTTGGAAGCTCGGCGGGCTGCCGAGTAGGCGATGACCGAACCGACGTTGGCACCGATGCCGGGTAAGATTCCGATCCAGGTTCCGATCAGAGCCGAGCGGAGCAGATTGACACCGTGGGTCGCAAGATCCCGGATGCGGAAATCCAGCTTGTCGCCCTCGGTCGTTTCGGCCACTTGGCCCGCGTCGCCGCCGTCCAGGATTTGGCGGATCACTTGGTTGACGGCGAACAGGCCGATCAAGACGGGTAAAAGTTTGAACCCATCGTCCAGTTCATGGATCCCGAAAGTCCATCGCGTCATGCCGGTCGCCGGCGACGCTCCCGGCATGGCGATCATCACACCGAGCGCGCCCGAGAACAGCCCCAGGCTGAGCGATTTGCCGCCGACCGATGCGATCAGGATCATCGCAACGACCACCAACGCGAAGAATTCAAAGGGGCCGAACGTCAACGACCAGACCGCCATCGGCTGGGCCAGGCAGACCAGGAATCCCCAAGAGATCATTCCGCCCAGAAAGGACCCGCCGATCCCCAACGCCAGCGCGCGTCCGGATTGACCGCGTCGGGCCATCGGGTATCCGTCCAGCGTTGTCATCATCGAGGCCGGCGTCCCCGGGATCCGCAGCAAGGTCGCCGTCACCAGCCCGCCGCTGACCGATCCGACATACATCGCCACGAGCAAGACGAGAGCCAGCTCGCTGGGCATGGAGTACGTCAGCGGCAACGTCAATGCGATCAACATTGCGCCGGTCAATCCCGGGATCGCCCCGACGAAGATGCCCAACAACGATCCGATCGCCGCCATCAATAAGGCGGTCGGGGACAACAAAAATTCGATCGCGACGTCGGGCTGGGTAAACAAACGATGATTCTCCTGGAAGGCATGAGTCTACGGCAGATCCACGACCAACACTTCGGTAAACAGGTGATGCATCACGACGCTCATCATCACACTGACGATCAACAGAGTCAGCGTTGCCTTGATGGGGTTGGTCTGTCGTGACGCAAGCAAGGGCCACAGCAGGATCCCTCCGCTGAGCAGCGCGTAGACGGCCGTCGCCGGCACGAATCCGGCCAGGCCGAACTGCAGGCTGATCACATAACCGATCGTCAAGCATCCGATCCCCGCCAGTTGGGCGCGGTTGGCCGGACGCCCGTTTCGCGCGAGGTCGACCGTCTCGCGTCGCATGGCGGTGCGGCGCCGGAACGATTGAATGGACGCAGCCGCGGCGGTCATGATGAAACCGACCAATGCATAATCGGCAAACGGTGGCAGGTGCAGTTCGGACGTCGGGGCGGCCGCGGCGATCATGCGGTCACGCTGGTCGATTTCCACGTCGAGCGCCGGGCCTCGCAGCATCGTCGGTGTGATCTTCATTTCGGCCAGTGTTTGGCGGACCTGGTCGGTTTGCATGGCCGCCTGCAATGCATCGGCAATCGTCTCGATACGATCGGCCGGTGTGCCGAGTGGCGCCCACCAGAACTGCATGTTCTCGTTGATGACGTCCAAACCCTGTTCGGTTGCGGTCGCCAGTTCGGGCAGGTCGGGGTGTCGCTGGGGACCGAGCAGCGCCAAGGCCCGGATCCCGCTGGGTTTAAATTGAATGTATTCCGCGATCGAGAATGAAGACACATCGACGTGGCCACCTTGCATCGCGGCGAAACGTTTCGCTCCGCCGCCGGTCTGGGTGAAACGAAACTTGGCCCCGACTTTTTTCGATTGCAACATCAACCCGGCGAAGTGGCTGGGTGCACCCATGTTGGCCGCAAAGACGATCGAATCCGGGTGCTCGGTTGCGTCGCGCATCAACGCCGGTAGATCCGCATACGGTGAGTTGTCGTTGACCGCGATCACCTGGGATGCGTTTCCCGTGCCCGCGATCGGGATAAACGCATCGGCGCCGTAACTTGCACTGCCCGAATGGCGTGCGGTCAGGATGCCGTCGTGCAGCAGCAACAGCGTGTAACCGTCGGGGCGCGCGTTCTTGACACGACGGCTGCCGATCGTCCCCCCCGCTCCCGGCACGTTGATGATCACCAACCGCTGCGGCAGCAGACGATGCGTTTCGATCGCGTTTTGCAGCACACGTGCAAACGTGTCGCTGCCGCCGCCGGCGCCGAAAGGGACGACCAGCTTGATCGGCCGCCGCGGGTACACACGCGAGTCCTGCGGGGAATCATCGCAACCGCACAGCGACATGATCAGCAAACAGCAGCCGATCCAGCACATCAGGCGACGCAGCGGTCGAATTTGGAGCCGATGCCGGGGGCTGTTTTGTCGGGAAAGGGCCGGTAGGTACAAAGCGATACGGAACGTTGGGGGGCGGGGAGTACGCGGCAAGCTGCGGGAGACCGCCCTCAATATATGGAAGTTTTGTTCGCAAGATCGCGTGCAATCGGTTGAAAAAAGCTTTAGGGTGGATGCACAAGGCCTTGCCTTGGGGAGTCTCGTTTCCTTGCCAACCGTTTAATTCAGGTGTTCACGATGAAGCAAGCATGGACCAAATCTGCCGTTGCTCTCCTGATGATCGCAGCGTTGGTGTTATGCGGCTGCGGCCCGTCCAAGGAACCCACTGGTCCCGAGGAAGGGTCGATTCAGGCGTACTTGGATGCGAATCCCGAGGCGGCGGCTCGAATCGACGAAGATGACGAATCGGAAGAGGACGACGGAACGGGAGAGTGAACGAGTTGGTAATGCTTCAGTGGTTGATGACGCAGAGGCGTCTTATTTTATTCGGGGTGCGGCGGTAAACGCGTCGACCGGTTCGTCGATGCGTGGGTTCTTTCGCACTTCGGTTCTCATTCGTTTTCATTACGGGAGAGGTCAGATGCGAAGAGAGTCTAGGCGGGCATTTACGCTCGTCGAACTGTTGGTGGTGATCGCGATCATCGGCATCTTAGTCGGGTTGCTGTTGCCGGCGGTCCAGGCGGCGCGAGAAGCGGCTCGCCGGATGAGTTGCAGCAACAATTTCAAACAGATCGGATTGGCGTTTCACAACTACCATTCGACGTACAAAAACCTGCCGCGAAACCGTGGGGGCACCTATCGCCGCGGCAACAACATTCAAGCCAGGACGCCGGTGCCCCTGGGGGCACCTTACGGTGGCAATAATTTTTTCAACTTGAGCGCCCTCGTCGGCATCTTGCCGTTCGTCGAGCAGCAGGCCTTGTGGGATCAAATCAGCAATCCGTTTGCCGTCAAAGAACCCGCTTCTGCCCAGGGGCTTTACTTCAGCGCGATGGGGCCACAGGTCGCGATGAATTTGGCCCAACACGGTCAATTTCAATACGACCCCTGGCTGACGAACATCCCGTCCTATCGCTGTCCCAGTGATCCCGGGATCGGTTTGCCGGCACAGGGCCGGACCAACTACGGGGTCGCCCTGGGAGATTCGATTCAGTTTCAAAACAATGGCGGTCGCAACCAGACCGGCGTGATCGCACGAACGCGAATGACTCGGATGCGGTCGACAACGCGCGGGATGTTTGTGCCTCGCGAAGAGACTCGGTTTCGAGACGTGTTGGACGGGCTGTCCAACACGATCATGGGGGGAGAACTCAATACGGACCTGGGTGACAACAACATCACCACCCGTGTCGCCGAACGTTCCGGAATCTTGAACAACCCCAGTTTGTGTGCCGATCAAATCGACCCGGATCGACCGAAGTTTTGGGCGCCCGGCACAGACTTTGCCAGCAACAATGTCGAAGTGCAGCGAGGCTTCAAATGGATGAACGGGATGGCGGTCAACGTCGGCATCACGTCGATTCTGCCGCCGAACCGCGAGATTTGCAGCAACGGGAATAACACGTTCACGATCGGGATCTATGGACCGAGTAGCCGTCACCAGGGAGGGGCCCACATCCTGATGGGCGACGGCGCCGTGATCTTCATCACCGATTCGATTGAATCGGGAGACACGACGGCGGGGAATGTGAAGTGGAACGGCACCGGCGTTCAAACGCCCGGCATGCCCAGTCCCTACGGGTTATGGGGGGCACTCGGGACCCGGGCCGGCGGCGAAACGATCGAGGAGCAGCTGAACCAGTAGCTGCAAGTCGGTTGATGTTGCGGTGGTTCAGAATTCAAGCGAAATCTTCCGCGATGGAGGACCGACTCACAGCCGACATCGGGCGACGCCACACGCGTGACATCAGCCGATTCACGCAAGCGTTCGGGCCTCCAGCGTCGATGGAGGCCCGCGTCGATGGAAGCCCCGCGTCGATGGAAGTCCAGCGTCGATGGAAGTCCAGCGTCGATGGAAGTCCAGCGTCGATGGAAGTCCAGCGTCGATGGAAGTCCAGCGTCCATGAAGCCCGTAGGCTGGCGCCAAACGGCTGATCCCAAGAGGGTTTCGCGGAATCGAAAACGCCAAAATCCTACGAACGAAAACGCGAACGAATCGAACGATTTTTGCGAAACACAGGCTCCGCCTCGCGATGCACACCGGCGCGTGGCGGAGCCACAGAGACAGCAGCGTTTCAAGGCGGAGCGTGGGAACGAGGGTGATTGAATAACAATCTGCCGATTGTCGGTTACACTAACACGGCAAACCGATCCGAAATCACCCACCTGCCACGGATTCCCTCCGCCGATGCCCTCGACCCGCAACGTTTTTGCCTCCCTGATCGTTTTCCTTTTTGCAACGATTGCCCTGCCCGACGACAGGGGACAGGCCAAATCTCCCAACGTCGTTTTCTTTTTGGTGGATGATTTGGGGTTCATGGATGTCGGCGTCAACAATCCGGACACGTTCTACGAAACCCCCAACATCGACCGGCTGGCTGAACGGAGCACGAATTTCACCAACGGCTACGCGGCCAACCCGGTGTGTTCACCGACACGCTACAGCATCCTGACCGGGCGGTACCCGACGCGCGTCGACGCCACCAATTTTTTTTCCGGGAAACGCCCCGGCCGATTTTTGCCCGCCGAGCTCATTGATCACATGCCGCTGAGCGAGGTGACGATGGCCGAAGCGTTCAAGCAGCATGGCTACCGCACCATGTTTGCCGGAAAATGGCATCTGGGGCCGAGCGAAGAGTTTTGGCCGACCAAGCAAGGGTTTGATTTGAATTTCGGCGGATTCAGCCGGGGCGGACCGTATGGCGGCAAACGCTATTTCTCCCCCTACGGTAATCCGCGACTGACCAACGGACCCGATGGCGAGCACTTGCCGATCCGTTTGGCAAATGAAACCGCCGACTTCATCGCCGACAACCCGTCCGATCCGTTTTTCGCCTACCTCGCGTTCTACAGCGTTCACACGCCGTTGCTGGCCCCCAAACCGCTGATCGAGAAGTACGAACAGAAGGCCAAGGAATTGGGGCTGGATACCCAAGAGGCTTTTGCCGATGAAGAGCAGGTCTGGCCCAACGCAAAACAACCGCGTCGCGTTCGAACACTGCAAGCCCACGCCACGTACGCCGCGATGGTCGAATCGATGGACCGCGCCGTCGGAATCGTCATCGATCGGTTGGAAGCCCTGGACCTGATGGACGACACGATCATTTGCTTGACCAGCGACAACGGTGGATTGTCCACCTCCGAAGGTTCGCCGACCAGCAATTTGCCGCTGCGAGGTGGCAAGGGCTGGGTGTACGAAGGCGGCATTCGCGAAGCATTCATGATCCACGCGCCGATGATCCAGGATGCCCCCGATTCGTGCGACGTTCCCGTCGTCAGCACCGATTTCTATCCGACCTTGCTGGAGCTGGCCGGTCTGCCCTTGTTGCCCGATCAACACCTTGACGGGTTTTCTTTGGTGCCGCTGCTGAAGGGGAAGACCGAACTGGATCGCGATGCGATTTACTGGCACTACCCGCACTACAGCAATCAAGGCGGGTTTCCGGGTGGGGCGATCCGAATCGGTGACTGGAAATTGGTGGAACGCTACGAGGACGGCGCCGTTCATCTGTACAATTTGGCCGATGACATCGGCGAACGAGACGATTTGGCCGACCAGCATGCCGAACGAGTCGCGAAGATGCGTGCGATGCTCCATTCCTGGTATCAAGACGTGGACGCCAAATTCCTGCGTCCCAAAGAGAACGGACCGATGCCTTGGCATCCCTAACGTGCAGTCAATGTCGGCTGCATCGGGTAGCGGAACTCGCCAAGAGTTTCGGTCCGTCCCCTTGTATCCTGCCGCCTTCCCCATTCCAACGGAAAACCGTCATGCCGATCCGAACCCTGCTCGCCGCTTTCTTGATCGCAACTCTCGTTTCGATTCAATCGATCCATGCCGTCGAATCACAATTCGGCATCGCGCCGCAAAACAGCCAACTGGTCGTCGACGAGACGTTTGACGAACCGTTGGACAAGAAGTGGCATGTCAACACCGGAACTTGGAAGGTGGTCGATGGGGTGCTGCAGGCAAGCGAAGTGGCGGCGGACAATCACGCTGCGGCGGCACGGCGCACGGTCCAGACCGACAATGCGGTGTACCAGTTGCGTTTCAAAATCTCCGACGGCACCAAGGCCTTTCATTTCGGATTCGATCCGGCCAAAGGCGAACTGGATAAAAAGGGACATCTGTTTTCGGTCATCGTCACGCCGACGGGTTGGCGGATCATGAAACACGTCGACAAGAACCGTCGCCAGGAAGACCCCAACGAAGTCCTG containing:
- a CDS encoding tripartite tricarboxylate transporter permease, with amino-acid sequence MFTQPDVAIEFLLSPTALLMAAIGSLLGIFVGAIPGLTGAMLIALTLPLTYSMPSELALVLLVAMYVGSVSGGLVTATLLRIPGTPASMMTTLDGYPMARRGQSGRALALGIGGSFLGGMISWGFLVCLAQPMAVWSLTFGPFEFFALVVVAMILIASVGGKSLSLGLFSGALGVMIAMPGASPATGMTRWTFGIHELDDGFKLLPVLIGLFAVNQVIRQILDGGDAGQVAETTEGDKLDFRIRDLATHGVNLLRSALIGTWIGILPGIGANVGSVIAYSAARRASKTPERFGSGSEEGIVASETANNATVGGALIPLVAMGIPGSVIDAILLGALVIHGLQPGPMLVQSDPLAVQTIVGTMLIANVLTLLFLLASVRVMVRAARVPSYVLVPVVMVFCVIGSYALANRMFDVWVMLAFGVVGYLMERFRIPIAPLVIGLVLAPIGEEHLAAGLMKSGGSLMPMFTQPISLGLCLLALAMVAWTLWRRFATRPDSADLT
- a CDS encoding tripartite tricarboxylate transporter substrate binding protein, yielding MCWIGCCLLIMSLCGCDDSPQDSRVYPRRPIKLVVPFGAGGGSDTFARVLQNAIETHRLLPQRLVIINVPGAGGTIGSRRVKNARPDGYTLLLLHDGILTARHSGSASYGADAFIPIAGTGNASQVIAVNDNSPYADLPALMRDATEHPDSIVFAANMGAPSHFAGLMLQSKKVGAKFRFTQTGGGAKRFAAMQGGHVDVSSFSIAEYIQFKPSGIRALALLGPQRHPDLPELATATEQGLDVINENMQFWWAPLGTPADRIETIADALQAAMQTDQVRQTLAEMKITPTMLRGPALDVEIDQRDRMIAAAAPTSELHLPPFADYALVGFIMTAAAASIQSFRRRTAMRRETVDLARNGRPANRAQLAGIGCLTIGYVISLQFGLAGFVPATAVYALLSGGILLWPLLASRQTNPIKATLTLLIVSVMMSVVMHHLFTEVLVVDLP
- a CDS encoding DUF1559 domain-containing protein, with protein sequence MRRESRRAFTLVELLVVIAIIGILVGLLLPAVQAAREAARRMSCSNNFKQIGLAFHNYHSTYKNLPRNRGGTYRRGNNIQARTPVPLGAPYGGNNFFNLSALVGILPFVEQQALWDQISNPFAVKEPASAQGLYFSAMGPQVAMNLAQHGQFQYDPWLTNIPSYRCPSDPGIGLPAQGRTNYGVALGDSIQFQNNGGRNQTGVIARTRMTRMRSTTRGMFVPREETRFRDVLDGLSNTIMGGELNTDLGDNNITTRVAERSGILNNPSLCADQIDPDRPKFWAPGTDFASNNVEVQRGFKWMNGMAVNVGITSILPPNREICSNGNNTFTIGIYGPSSRHQGGAHILMGDGAVIFITDSIESGDTTAGNVKWNGTGVQTPGMPSPYGLWGALGTRAGGETIEEQLNQ
- a CDS encoding sulfatase, which translates into the protein MPSTRNVFASLIVFLFATIALPDDRGQAKSPNVVFFLVDDLGFMDVGVNNPDTFYETPNIDRLAERSTNFTNGYAANPVCSPTRYSILTGRYPTRVDATNFFSGKRPGRFLPAELIDHMPLSEVTMAEAFKQHGYRTMFAGKWHLGPSEEFWPTKQGFDLNFGGFSRGGPYGGKRYFSPYGNPRLTNGPDGEHLPIRLANETADFIADNPSDPFFAYLAFYSVHTPLLAPKPLIEKYEQKAKELGLDTQEAFADEEQVWPNAKQPRRVRTLQAHATYAAMVESMDRAVGIVIDRLEALDLMDDTIICLTSDNGGLSTSEGSPTSNLPLRGGKGWVYEGGIREAFMIHAPMIQDAPDSCDVPVVSTDFYPTLLELAGLPLLPDQHLDGFSLVPLLKGKTELDRDAIYWHYPHYSNQGGFPGGAIRIGDWKLVERYEDGAVHLYNLADDIGERDDLADQHAERVAKMRAMLHSWYQDVDAKFLRPKENGPMPWHP